CCGGAGCTGAAAGTGCGGTCACCGCGACCGAACAGATGCTTATCCGGCGTATCGTGCAGATAGACGTCGAAGGCATTGGGGAACATGAACTTGACCCGACCCAGCGGATTCTTCGGCCCCGGCTTCTGCCGCAAATGTCCCGGGAAGGTGGCGGCGGTCACCTTGCGCCAGGAAATTTTCCAGGGATCGAGGAAGGTCGGATTCGCCTCCGTTCCGCTCACGATTTCAAATTGCTGCCGGTGCACATAGCCGGGGTTGGCCTTGATCTTGGGCAGCTTGTCTTCGCGCAATATGGTCGGCGGCACGTTCCAATAGGGGGCGAAAATCAGGTGGTCCAGGCGGGCGGAAAAGACCGGCGTCTTGCGGTAAGCGGTGCCGACCACCACCGGCATGGTCATGACGGCCTGCGCCCCCTCCATCACGGCGAGCTGAAAATCGGCGATGTTGACCGCAACATGGCGATCCCCGAGATCCTTGGGGAGCCAGCGCCAGCGCTCAAGGTTGAGCTCGATCTGCCGGATGCGCGCCTCCACGCTGACATTAAGTGCCGCGAGGGTCTTCGGCCCCAGCACCCCGTCGCTCTTCAGACCGTGGCGCTGCTGAAAACGCATCAGAGCCGCTTCGGTTTCCCTGTCGAAAATTTCCCCGCCAACTACCTCGCTCTCAGGCAGATCGTTGCTGGCCAGCAGGCGCAGCCGCAACCAGGATAGACGGGAGTCGGTGTCCCCCGCCCGCAGCACGGGGCCAGCCGGAATCCCGGGCCAGCCGCCCAGAGCAGAGATTCTCCGATAGCGTTCGAGTTCTTCCCGCAGGAGCAGGTAGCCGGGATGCGGCGGAGCAAGACCCGCCAGCACCTGCACCACTCCGTCGCCGGTCAATGCCGTGCTGAGCAGCCGGACCAGGTCGACCTTGCGCGGCCTAGCCCGCCACCCCTCATGCACCTCGTCCGGGTCGACCCGGCCCTCGACCAGATGCGCCGCATAGAGCAGAAAGGCATCGGTCAACAGCAGATCGAGCCGGGCCATGTAGACGGGATCGACGAGTATGCCGTAGCGACGGTAGTCGGCGGCCAGCTCGACCACCGCCTCGATCCGGGTCAGATGATAGTCTTCCGGGCAGAGCCCATGCTCATCGGCACTGCGCAGCAGATCGAGCAGATGCCCTCCGGCAGCCGTCATTCCGAAGTCGTCGACCCAGGCCGGAGCATAATCCCTCGACTGGTAGAAGCCGGGCAGAAGGTCGGCATTGAGCAACATCTCCCGATCGAGGACGAGGCGCGGGATGCCCTCCCGATCGAACACGCTGCGGATTTCGCCGGCCACCTGCAGGCTCAGGGGCGCAGCGGGAGCGGATGACGGGAAGAAAAAAGCGGCAAAGAGAAGATACGGCAGCCAGAAGGGGGCGCGTAAAATGAGGGGACGCTGAGAGGATCGACGGAGGATTGGCATGTTGCTATTAATAATACTCTAAAAGCCGAGACAGGAAAACCCGCTAAGCCAATAAATTCTCCGCCTTGCAGCATCCAAACAAAGAGAGGGACGGGTTTGCGCCCGTCCCTCACCTCGTTTTTTCGGGAAATGCTGAATATCAACCCATATCCGCCACCGCCTGCAGCAATTCGCTGGAGGTGAGCCCCTGGCGCACCGCGTGGCCGAAACCGGAGCCTTCCCGCCGCAGAAGATCGAAGAGCGGCTGCCGGCGGCCATCCTCCCCCTTGACGCTCTTGACCGCCAGAATCCCGGCATCGGCAAGTTGGGGCTGGGCGCAGGAATTGCCGCAGCCGGAAATGGCCCAGGTCATAGCGCGGCCCTTCTCGCCCAGCGCAGCGATCACCTCCCGCGCCACGTCCCGGGTCGCCGCCAGTCCCATACGGCACTCATGATTGCCGGGGCAGATGCGGAAAACCAGCTGCTCGGCCGGCGTCTTGCCGGTAAAACCGGCCTCGGCCAGGGCCTGACGCGCCGCGTCGCGGCACGCGGCGTCGCCGAGCAGAAAGGCCACGTTCTGGTCGGCAGTCAGGGCCAGATACCCGGCGGCGAAGCGGCCGGCGATGTTCGCCAGGCGCCGGAAGGTTGCAGTATCGACTTCCCCGGCAAAGATGTTGGCCTCCAGCCGCACGCCGGGTCCGTGCGGCAGGGCGGTGAGACGTTTTTCAAAGCCGTCGGCCAGTTCCAGCTCGCCGGCGTCCTTCAGCTCCTCAGCCAGCAGTTGACGGAACTTCTTTTCGCCGATCGCCTGGACCACATGCTTGAGCCGCTTGCCGACCGGGGTGTTCTGCTTGTGTACCCGCACCGCCGCCTCGATCAAGGGAATGAGTCGCCGCTCGGGGACCTTCTCTTCGAAGAGCAGGGCCGGCATCGGCTCGCGCCCGAGGCCGCCGGCCAGCCAGACGTCATAGAGGTCGAGACCATCCTCGGTGCCGACATAGACCAGACCGGCATCCTGGATCAGGTGACGGGAGGCTTCGTAACCGGCATCGACGCCGATCTTGAACTTCTTCGGCAACCCCTCAAAATGGGGATTGCCGGCGAAATGCCGGTGCAGCTTGCGGGCCAGCACCTGAGTGACGGCGAACCCCTCGGCAAAGGTCGTGCTGCAGACGATGCCGCGCACCGCACCGCCGCAGGCACCGCGGCTGGTCAGGCCGACGGCCGAGAGCTGCCGCAGCACTTCGGCCAGATCGCCGAAACCGAGCCAGTGCAGCTCGATGCTGCCGCGGGTGGTCAGGTGCAGCAAACCGTTGCTGAACCGGTCGGAAATGTCCGCCACCTTCAAGGCCTGTTCAACGGAGAGGACGCCGGCAGGGACTTTCACCCGCAGCATCAGCTGGCCGTCTTCGTTCTGCTTGTACACCCCTTCGACGCGGAGGCGGTTGTAATCGATGGTCATATCCATATTGCCTTTCGTAAGCAGTTCGCCCAGATATACCCTATTTGCCAACTAGGGTCAAGGGTTTAAGATTGTACTTAAAAAAAGTCAACTTCATGGTCTGCCCCATTCCGCAGCGAATTTCATGTAGTCCCGGATACAGCAAAAGGGCTTCGCGTTTTTGCATGAAATTATGTTAGATTACTGGTTAAAATTCTGATTTTGTTGCCTAAAGGATTGAATCGTTCAGGAATGAATACGTCTGATCCAGTGAAAATCAGGATAAGGCTGGCTGGTGTTTTCCGAATCAACCGGTTCAAGGAGGCAGAACGTACCTATCCTCCCGGCATCAGGGTTCGGGAGGTGATCGAAGACCTGCAACTCCCCGAACACCTCCTGGGCATCGTCGTGATCAACGATGTGCATGCCGGCACCGAAGATGTCCTCCGGGATGGCGATACCCTGGCGTTGTTTCCCCTTCTGGGCGGTGGCTAGCCAGCTTGCTCTGTGCGATCTGCAAGGAGA
The DNA window shown above is from Desulfuromonadales bacterium and carries:
- a CDS encoding MoaD/ThiS family protein; the protein is MNTSDPVKIRIRLAGVFRINRFKEAERTYPPGIRVREVIEDLQLPEHLLGIVVINDVHAGTEDVLRDGDTLALFPLLGGG
- a CDS encoding nitrite/sulfite reductase, which codes for MDMTIDYNRLRVEGVYKQNEDGQLMLRVKVPAGVLSVEQALKVADISDRFSNGLLHLTTRGSIELHWLGFGDLAEVLRQLSAVGLTSRGACGGAVRGIVCSTTFAEGFAVTQVLARKLHRHFAGNPHFEGLPKKFKIGVDAGYEASRHLIQDAGLVYVGTEDGLDLYDVWLAGGLGREPMPALLFEEKVPERRLIPLIEAAVRVHKQNTPVGKRLKHVVQAIGEKKFRQLLAEELKDAGELELADGFEKRLTALPHGPGVRLEANIFAGEVDTATFRRLANIAGRFAAGYLALTADQNVAFLLGDAACRDAARQALAEAGFTGKTPAEQLVFRICPGNHECRMGLAATRDVAREVIAALGEKGRAMTWAISGCGNSCAQPQLADAGILAVKSVKGEDGRRQPLFDLLRREGSGFGHAVRQGLTSSELLQAVADMG
- a CDS encoding L,D-transpeptidase family protein, translating into MAGEIRSVFDREGIPRLVLDREMLLNADLLPGFYQSRDYAPAWVDDFGMTAAGGHLLDLLRSADEHGLCPEDYHLTRIEAVVELAADYRRYGILVDPVYMARLDLLLTDAFLLYAAHLVEGRVDPDEVHEGWRARPRKVDLVRLLSTALTGDGVVQVLAGLAPPHPGYLLLREELERYRRISALGGWPGIPAGPVLRAGDTDSRLSWLRLRLLASNDLPESEVVGGEIFDRETEAALMRFQQRHGLKSDGVLGPKTLAALNVSVEARIRQIELNLERWRWLPKDLGDRHVAVNIADFQLAVMEGAQAVMTMPVVVGTAYRKTPVFSARLDHLIFAPYWNVPPTILREDKLPKIKANPGYVHRQQFEIVSGTEANPTFLDPWKISWRKVTAATFPGHLRQKPGPKNPLGRVKFMFPNAFDVYLHDTPDKHLFGRGDRTFSSGCIRIQRPYDLAQYLLAEQGWGRERILAAMGRSSPLRVALVRPLPVHVLYWTAWVDPEGIMQFRDDIYLRDLDLDRALNRRRAEPGRLPQSSLPQGLAAGG